The Acyrthosiphon pisum isolate AL4f unplaced genomic scaffold, pea_aphid_22Mar2018_4r6ur Scaffold_9885;HRSCAF=10486, whole genome shotgun sequence genome includes a window with the following:
- the LOC100570085 gene encoding serine/threonine-protein kinase NIM1-like → MTLCESSEEKASPTKLTAYRKAIDNLDNDRKWQTDTAVGKRIGLYKLSGELGKGNFSQVKTGYHELTKGT, encoded by the exons ATGACCTTGTGCGAGTCTTCCGAGGAGAAGGCGTCTCCAACAAAGTTAACAG CTTACCGAAAGGCGATCGACAACTTGGACAACGACCGGAAATGGCAGACCGACACGGCCGTAGGAAAGAGGATCGGCCTGTACAAGCTAAGCGGAGAGTTGGGCAAAGGGAATTTTTCGCAAGTGAAAACTGGATACCACGAGTTGACCAAAGGTACCTAG